From the Leptospira sp. WS60.C2 genome, one window contains:
- a CDS encoding M15 family metallopeptidase produces MNLRMFRTKYIFLFLLSSFCVCGEKPVTQTQTNLYLGLDKVSYLTGKFNSPGPLAPVILEENAKEHFLRPDVKKALHKMINDFEDSKPNSYKQHIFLVSSFRNFSHQKGIWESKYSGKKAMRVPITGKSPEEIINLILEFSSAPGTSRHHWGTDFDLNALENAYFESNGKGKILYDWLKENASRYGFCQPYSALSTRNNKGYQEEKWHWSYAPISNQLTKEWVKAFQSGEIKLAGSFLGADVLGDRALDYVRSINPECERVTTPNL; encoded by the coding sequence ATGAACCTACGTATGTTCCGAACCAAGTATATTTTTTTGTTTTTGCTTTCATCATTCTGTGTGTGCGGTGAGAAACCAGTCACACAAACACAAACGAATCTATATTTAGGACTCGATAAAGTTTCTTATTTAACAGGGAAGTTTAATTCACCTGGACCTTTAGCGCCCGTTATTTTAGAAGAAAATGCGAAAGAACATTTTCTTAGACCCGATGTGAAAAAAGCTCTACATAAAATGATCAATGATTTTGAAGATTCGAAACCTAATTCTTATAAACAACATATATTTTTAGTCTCTAGTTTTCGTAATTTTTCCCATCAAAAGGGAATTTGGGAATCCAAATACTCCGGTAAAAAAGCGATGCGAGTTCCGATCACAGGAAAATCTCCTGAAGAAATCATCAATTTGATCTTAGAATTTTCCAGTGCCCCAGGAACATCGCGTCACCACTGGGGAACTGATTTTGACTTAAATGCTTTGGAGAATGCTTATTTTGAATCCAATGGCAAAGGAAAGATTCTATATGATTGGTTAAAAGAGAATGCTTCCCGTTATGGATTTTGCCAACCTTACAGTGCTCTTTCCACACGAAACAACAAAGGATACCAAGAGGAAAAATGGCACTGGTCTTATGCACCTATCTCGAACCAACTCACAAAAGAATGGGTGAAAGCATTTCAATCAGGTGAGATCAAATTGGCAGGTAGTTTTTTGGGAGCTGATGTGTTAGGTGACCGGGCTTTGGATTATGTAAGATCCATTAACCCGGAATGTGAAAGAGTAACAACGCCTAATCTATAA
- the galE gene encoding UDP-glucose 4-epimerase GalE, with translation MRVLVTGGAGYIGSHIVLELMELGHEIIIVDDMEKGNEANLFPGNEFIKGEIQNPDVLKKAFSKKVDAVFHFAAWKAAGESMTDPLKYTMNNLNGTFTLLDAVIHYGCQYFVFSSSAAVYGAPKYLPIDENHPLQPENYYGYTKLCIEENLEWFDKLKGLKSARLRYFNAAGYDTKGRIKGIEKTPANLLPIIMEAASGIRKGFEIYGNDYETEDGTCVRDYIHVSDLAKAHVLALNYIMSKHESLTVNLGSESGYSVKEMADLSEKVVGKQIPHKTGPRRLGDPAKLLASSKKARELLNWKPIYSDAETLLSSMWNLYKNL, from the coding sequence ATGAGAGTTCTCGTTACCGGGGGAGCCGGATATATTGGAAGTCATATTGTCCTAGAGCTGATGGAACTAGGACATGAAATCATTATCGTCGATGATATGGAGAAAGGAAACGAAGCCAATTTGTTTCCAGGAAATGAGTTCATTAAAGGTGAAATCCAAAATCCAGACGTTTTAAAAAAAGCGTTCTCCAAAAAAGTGGACGCTGTCTTTCACTTTGCTGCTTGGAAAGCTGCAGGTGAATCCATGACGGATCCTTTAAAATACACAATGAACAATTTAAATGGCACCTTCACATTGTTAGATGCAGTGATCCATTATGGTTGCCAGTATTTTGTCTTTTCTTCTTCTGCTGCGGTGTATGGTGCTCCTAAATACTTACCGATTGATGAAAACCATCCTTTACAACCTGAAAACTACTACGGATATACAAAACTCTGCATTGAAGAAAATCTCGAATGGTTTGATAAACTCAAAGGATTAAAGTCAGCACGCCTCAGATACTTCAACGCTGCTGGTTACGACACCAAAGGTAGGATCAAAGGAATCGAAAAAACCCCTGCCAACTTACTTCCTATCATCATGGAAGCTGCCTCTGGAATTCGTAAGGGTTTCGAAATTTATGGAAATGATTATGAAACAGAAGACGGAACTTGTGTTCGAGATTACATCCATGTCAGTGATTTGGCAAAAGCACACGTTTTGGCTTTAAACTACATCATGTCAAAACATGAAAGTCTCACGGTAAACCTAGGTTCCGAATCAGGTTACTCTGTAAAAGAAATGGCCGATTTATCCGAAAAAGTGGTGGGAAAACAAATCCCTCACAAAACAGGACCTAGACGGCTCGGTGATCCTGCTAAGTTACTTGCTTCTTCCAAAAAAGCGAGGGAATTACTCAATTGGAAACCTATTTATAGCGATGCCGAAACACTACTATCAAGTATGTGGAATTTATACAAAAACTTATAG
- the lpxA gene encoding acyl-ACP--UDP-N-acetylglucosamine O-acyltransferase — MKIHPTAIIDPKAELHESVEVGPFCIIEKDVKIGEGTVIESHVKILSGTRIGKFNKISSGGSFGGLPQDLAFKPETKTYLEIGDHNHFRENVIFHRATVEGKATTIGNHNYMMGNVHIAHDTIVGDHNIIVQNTMLAGHVVIGNKVFISGSVGVHQFVRVSDYAMLAGLTKVVKDVPPYATVDGHPGLVVSLNVVGMKRAGISSDVRLAIKRVYKIIYHSGLNTKQALAELKKDPNPAPEVQKIIEFFETSKRGVVDHRFVAGGSDEE, encoded by the coding sequence ATGAAAATTCACCCTACTGCCATCATCGATCCAAAAGCGGAATTACATGAATCCGTGGAAGTTGGACCATTTTGTATCATCGAAAAAGATGTCAAAATTGGAGAAGGAACTGTCATCGAATCCCATGTAAAAATTCTTTCAGGGACCCGAATCGGTAAGTTTAATAAAATTTCCTCAGGTGGCAGTTTCGGCGGATTACCACAAGATTTAGCCTTCAAACCAGAAACCAAAACCTATTTGGAAATTGGGGACCACAATCACTTCAGAGAAAACGTCATTTTCCACAGAGCGACAGTGGAAGGAAAAGCGACAACCATCGGAAACCACAACTACATGATGGGAAATGTTCACATTGCACATGACACGATTGTCGGTGACCATAATATCATCGTTCAAAACACGATGTTAGCCGGACATGTTGTAATCGGAAACAAGGTCTTCATTTCAGGATCAGTGGGTGTTCACCAATTTGTACGCGTATCCGATTATGCCATGTTAGCAGGCCTCACCAAAGTAGTAAAAGATGTTCCTCCTTACGCAACAGTTGATGGTCACCCAGGACTCGTTGTAAGTTTGAATGTTGTTGGGATGAAACGCGCTGGAATTTCATCTGATGTTCGACTCGCTATCAAACGAGTTTACAAAATCATTTATCACAGTGGCCTCAACACAAAACAAGCATTAGCTGAATTAAAAAAAGATCCAAATCCTGCACCAGAAGTTCAAAAGATCATTGAGTTCTTTGAAACAAGTAAACGTGGTGTGGTTGACCATCGTTTTGTGGCTGGTGGATCCGACGAAGAATGA
- a CDS encoding Hpt domain-containing protein yields the protein MLIDWSRIESLVDMNDPEDQAWLKEMINSLLENMATRVENLDVLMKTKDPKDLQSELHQIKGVAANFGLAALSEVVIRAEALVKAGDVDTSIVEGKKIPGIWESTKQELEKKFSS from the coding sequence TTGTTAATAGACTGGTCGCGAATCGAATCTCTTGTGGATATGAATGATCCTGAGGACCAAGCTTGGCTTAAGGAAATGATAAATTCGTTGTTGGAAAATATGGCAACGCGAGTGGAAAATTTGGATGTGTTGATGAAAACAAAAGATCCAAAAGACCTGCAATCGGAATTGCATCAAATCAAAGGTGTTGCCGCCAACTTTGGACTCGCAGCACTTTCTGAAGTTGTGATCAGAGCGGAAGCCCTAGTGAAGGCGGGAGATGTAGATACTTCCATTGTGGAAGGAAAAAAAATCCCTGGGATCTGGGAATCCACCAAACAGGAACTAGAAAAAAAATTCTCTTCCTGA
- a CDS encoding acetyl-CoA C-acetyltransferase: MEQVYILGGLRSAFGSFGGTLKDMSAVDLGVEVSKAALQKTGVDPSLIEESIFGNVIPTGKDGIYLARHIGLKSGVPITSPALTLNRLCGSGMEAVIQAAKKIMLGEAHTVLAGGVESMSNAPYVVRNARFGVRYGNAEFEDSLAQGLTDIYVELPMGMTAENLSDQYKISREEQDAWAATSQERAEEATNKGILKDEIHPITINGKNPIVFDKDEFIKGKAGGAKLATLKPAFKKDGTVTAGNASGINDGASAMIVTSASQAKKLGKEPLAIVKSWGHAGCDPAKMGIGPALAIPAALQKAGLSLKDIGLVEVNEAFAAQYLAVQKELGLDPKITNVNGGAVAIGHPLGASGNRVTLTLALEMQRRGVKYGVASLCIGGGQGIAIVLENPKA; the protein is encoded by the coding sequence ATGGAACAAGTTTATATTTTGGGCGGACTTAGATCCGCATTCGGTAGTTTTGGCGGAACTCTCAAAGACATGAGTGCCGTAGACCTTGGGGTCGAAGTATCAAAAGCAGCACTTCAAAAAACTGGTGTTGATCCTTCCTTGATTGAAGAAAGTATTTTTGGAAACGTTATCCCTACTGGTAAAGATGGAATTTATTTAGCCAGACACATTGGTTTAAAATCAGGAGTTCCGATCACAAGTCCTGCCTTAACACTCAATAGACTTTGCGGATCTGGTATGGAAGCTGTTATCCAAGCCGCTAAAAAAATTATGTTGGGTGAAGCACACACGGTTCTTGCGGGAGGAGTAGAATCTATGAGTAACGCTCCTTATGTGGTGCGAAATGCGAGATTTGGAGTTCGTTACGGCAATGCAGAATTTGAAGATTCACTTGCACAAGGATTAACAGACATCTATGTAGAACTTCCTATGGGAATGACGGCAGAAAACCTCTCTGACCAATACAAAATCTCTAGAGAAGAACAAGATGCTTGGGCAGCGACTTCACAAGAAAGAGCAGAAGAAGCAACAAACAAAGGAATTCTTAAAGATGAGATTCATCCGATCACGATCAATGGAAAAAATCCAATCGTCTTCGACAAAGATGAGTTCATCAAAGGAAAAGCGGGTGGTGCCAAACTTGCAACCTTGAAACCAGCTTTCAAAAAAGATGGAACTGTCACTGCTGGAAATGCTTCAGGAATCAACGACGGTGCTTCTGCCATGATCGTAACATCTGCATCACAAGCAAAAAAATTAGGCAAAGAACCTCTCGCCATTGTGAAGTCTTGGGGACATGCTGGTTGTGATCCAGCAAAAATGGGAATTGGTCCGGCACTTGCGATCCCAGCCGCTTTGCAAAAAGCAGGGCTTAGTTTAAAAGACATCGGACTTGTGGAAGTGAACGAAGCGTTCGCAGCACAATACTTAGCTGTACAAAAAGAGCTAGGACTTGATCCAAAAATCACCAATGTAAACGGGGGAGCTGTTGCGATTGGCCATCCACTCGGAGCTTCTGGTAACCGTGTCACATTGACATTGGCACTTGAGATGCAAAGACGTGGAGTCAAGTATGGTGTTGCTTCTCTTTGTATCGGTGGAGGACAAGGAATCGCGATTGTTTTAGAAAATCCTAAAGCATAG
- a CDS encoding transferase, translating to MYLLLPGRHHLLTRYQKEYLLHLVKKGLSEVLDVFGNPLQISKHPTAILFAVTSANHNNTRRNPLPLYQRAMMIQDFSRDLNIPSFVIPIDDIGLSPNFASYTIKKIEVETELNIKVSPENTIVLCSTPVADLYLQLGFQVLPVEKVPGSKEEFFAKLPWEELEEIVNQRKKLNKNRRSADYKTEPLLSEGMTFDSPEKMFQSLDLACVRLWKDYGLFEKVDMLFSDTLIGDDGDLTESRDYNTYVREMDQIAELKFQETKPFIKPGRIGDIGCAVGSWIKLVGKDPNFTESDFYGVEIARHLYQICEQRKENGEFTNPNVFFLRKNAVSGLVYPRLSMNTIHTSSLTHEIESYGDRSQLLAFLQNRYEELVYGGVWINRDVVGPEDKEREVFVWMEDQSSTNQGLGVDQFANFKEYLESLSTKERFFQFQRDFRKEEGYVLRTSAISVDGIGYHRMKLKDICEYISKKDYTDNWESEMHESFCFWSFEEWKETLKSIGFKISKHSKAYRNEWLVKNRYEGKVKLFTSDVMTPTQFSELLPMEFPVTHMLMLAEK from the coding sequence ATGTACCTACTTCTTCCGGGGCGTCACCATCTCCTCACCAGGTACCAAAAAGAATACTTACTTCATTTGGTAAAAAAGGGACTCTCGGAAGTTTTGGATGTGTTTGGAAATCCATTACAAATTTCCAAACACCCAACTGCCATCCTCTTCGCTGTCACTTCGGCAAATCATAACAACACAAGACGTAATCCACTTCCCCTTTACCAAAGGGCGATGATGATTCAAGATTTCTCCAGAGACTTGAACATTCCAAGTTTCGTCATACCGATCGATGATATCGGCCTATCACCTAACTTTGCTTCGTATACGATAAAAAAAATTGAAGTCGAAACAGAACTCAATATAAAAGTTTCACCTGAGAACACGATCGTTCTTTGTTCTACACCGGTTGCTGATTTGTATTTGCAACTAGGATTTCAAGTGCTTCCTGTCGAAAAAGTTCCAGGATCTAAAGAAGAGTTCTTTGCTAAACTTCCATGGGAAGAATTGGAAGAGATCGTAAATCAAAGAAAGAAACTGAATAAGAATAGGCGTTCTGCAGACTACAAAACGGAACCACTTCTTTCTGAAGGAATGACTTTCGACTCTCCTGAAAAAATGTTTCAGAGTCTCGACCTAGCCTGCGTTCGATTGTGGAAAGACTATGGACTTTTTGAAAAAGTGGATATGTTATTTTCTGATACTTTAATTGGTGATGATGGGGACTTAACAGAATCAAGAGATTATAATACATATGTTCGTGAGATGGATCAAATCGCCGAACTCAAATTCCAAGAAACAAAACCATTCATAAAACCAGGTCGTATTGGAGACATTGGATGTGCTGTTGGTTCTTGGATCAAACTTGTTGGTAAAGATCCGAATTTTACTGAGTCTGATTTTTATGGAGTGGAGATTGCACGTCATCTCTACCAAATCTGTGAACAAAGAAAAGAAAATGGTGAGTTTACAAATCCCAATGTCTTTTTTTTAAGAAAGAATGCTGTGAGTGGACTGGTGTATCCACGCCTCAGTATGAATACCATTCACACATCCTCCCTCACTCATGAAATAGAATCGTATGGTGACCGCTCCCAACTTCTGGCGTTTCTCCAAAACCGATATGAAGAACTGGTTTATGGAGGTGTCTGGATCAACCGTGATGTGGTAGGGCCAGAAGACAAAGAGAGAGAAGTTTTCGTTTGGATGGAAGACCAGTCGAGTACGAACCAAGGGCTTGGTGTTGACCAATTTGCGAATTTTAAAGAGTATCTGGAATCACTCTCAACAAAAGAAAGATTTTTTCAATTTCAAAGGGACTTTCGAAAAGAGGAAGGTTATGTGCTCAGGACAAGTGCAATTTCCGTCGATGGTATAGGATACCACCGTATGAAACTCAAAGACATCTGCGAATACATCTCAAAAAAAGATTACACTGACAATTGGGAAAGTGAAATGCACGAATCTTTTTGTTTTTGGAGTTTTGAGGAATGGAAAGAGACTTTAAAATCGATCGGATTTAAAATTTCAAAACATTCTAAGGCTTATCGAAATGAGTGGCTCGTAAAAAATCGTTACGAAGGGAAAGTAAAACTTTTTACCTCCGACGTAATGACACCCACTCAATTTTCTGAACTTTTACCGATGGAATTTCCAGTCACTCATATGCTCATGTTAGCGGAAAAATAA
- a CDS encoding peptidase domain-containing ABC transporter codes for MQSEVKRNLDKIRAVFKSNYLLAELDDAERESLLPFIEVKFIRIGQTLIKANQMPEFIHFVLTGKFGMKQNKEDIHLGRYAFVEEGESIGERITLTKTPSKHDYYALEPSIVLLLPKSRFLKLVETYPEIAEKAKHREEEQEKFHYVRKLSFFDELSPEEIKSILHSIELIKVPQGEFLFLEGEEGESAYIVRSGKIQIRTENPRKIISIMKSGDILGEIAIFKQQKRLASAITAEDSELYRIPGTIFRKVIGAEKGNKLEEIVQSRLLRFSTYKSKEREENSIRPFVSKRFEIKKPTQTILIEQVTTDQMSLVGLVCSELALRVFDKPLPSNWKIRIKNELSRNIIPGIFELAIELEKLGFLTKQLHVPFPELETLENPVFITDDENVPCLLYLVDSELDAVLISHPIKGVFELSTDQFLKQWDGVILQFSLAPSSLSAEVSLLSFFKELRMLFSPQKKEIRWVMVATFFSAIFSLSLPYLIRQIVDQVLVFSDRNFLFTIVIGVTLSIFFQAMFSLFRNLISIGLMQNLEYSYFVRFFQHILNLTLPEFRKFETGDFTQRLKENQRILEITQRSGLFLILDLITLPIYLLILFQLDIRLSIVGLFFLILYAMVVVRSSSRIKKLQKHSFESKKKTTAFFLSLFSGIQLIKSSSIESRYLAKGLNEIARTILTNLRVGKRVHIMELISKFFEQIGLIAVITFGVNRVLDEQLSLGSFLGFLVLYSLLMEPIVRLCHLYEDLSELRESRMRLTEIYSLPGESVSLRPFGELPRLTGKIKLDNISFHYSDGSPEILKDINLEIEAGEKVAIVGRSGCGKSTLMRIMMGTLSPSKGKVFVDSFDLSTLDPEEVRIQFGAVEQHPILFSGTITENLSKKNPSLHKESLLAGAKLASVDQFVERFPMKYETKIGESGVGLSGGQKQRLAIARALVTNPSILFLDEPTSALDSETEAHIQAQWETVFLDRTVIQVSHRLHSTVSADKIIVLDEGRIVEMGTHAELIQTKGYYYHLFPTLTEEESYV; via the coding sequence ATGCAATCTGAAGTTAAGCGGAATCTTGATAAAATTCGGGCAGTATTTAAATCCAATTACTTACTAGCTGAATTAGATGATGCTGAGAGAGAATCACTTCTTCCGTTTATTGAAGTCAAATTCATTCGTATCGGACAAACATTAATCAAAGCAAACCAAATGCCAGAATTTATACATTTTGTCCTCACTGGTAAATTTGGTATGAAACAAAACAAGGAAGATATTCATCTAGGAAGGTATGCCTTTGTTGAGGAAGGTGAGTCGATAGGAGAAAGAATCACTTTAACAAAAACTCCTTCCAAACATGATTATTATGCGCTTGAACCATCGATTGTTTTATTATTACCTAAATCTCGTTTTTTAAAGTTAGTTGAAACTTATCCTGAAATCGCTGAAAAAGCAAAACACCGAGAAGAAGAACAGGAAAAATTTCATTATGTAAGAAAATTAAGTTTTTTTGATGAGTTGTCTCCCGAAGAAATTAAATCGATCCTCCATTCCATAGAACTCATTAAAGTACCACAAGGTGAGTTTCTGTTTTTAGAAGGGGAAGAGGGCGAATCCGCTTATATTGTTCGTTCTGGCAAAATTCAAATTCGAACAGAAAATCCAAGAAAGATTATATCGATTATGAAGTCGGGAGACATCCTTGGTGAGATTGCTATCTTCAAACAACAAAAGAGATTAGCAAGTGCCATCACAGCAGAAGATTCAGAACTCTATCGAATCCCTGGAACGATTTTTAGAAAGGTCATCGGTGCAGAAAAAGGAAACAAACTCGAAGAGATCGTTCAATCAAGATTATTACGATTCTCCACTTATAAATCGAAAGAAAGGGAAGAAAATTCCATTCGTCCCTTTGTCTCCAAACGATTTGAAATCAAAAAACCAACACAAACAATATTAATAGAACAAGTCACAACGGATCAAATGAGTCTTGTTGGTTTGGTATGTTCGGAACTAGCCTTACGAGTATTTGATAAACCTTTGCCTTCGAATTGGAAAATCAGAATTAAAAACGAGCTGAGTCGAAATATCATTCCTGGAATTTTTGAATTAGCAATTGAATTAGAAAAACTAGGTTTCTTAACCAAACAACTCCATGTTCCATTTCCTGAATTAGAAACTTTGGAAAATCCAGTTTTTATCACTGATGATGAAAATGTTCCCTGTTTGTTGTATTTGGTTGATTCGGAGTTGGATGCCGTTCTCATTTCTCATCCGATCAAAGGTGTTTTTGAGTTATCAACGGATCAGTTTTTGAAGCAATGGGATGGTGTCATTTTACAATTTTCTTTGGCTCCGAGTAGTTTGTCTGCAGAGGTTAGTCTGTTAAGTTTTTTCAAAGAACTTCGAATGCTATTTAGCCCTCAAAAAAAAGAAATTCGATGGGTGATGGTAGCAACATTTTTTTCCGCCATATTTTCTTTGTCACTGCCTTACTTAATACGACAGATTGTGGATCAAGTTTTGGTTTTTTCTGATCGGAATTTTTTATTCACGATTGTGATTGGAGTTACATTGTCGATTTTCTTTCAGGCTATGTTTTCCCTCTTTCGGAATTTAATATCGATTGGGCTAATGCAAAATTTAGAATATAGTTATTTTGTAAGATTTTTTCAGCATATTTTAAATTTAACTCTACCCGAGTTTCGGAAATTTGAAACAGGTGATTTTACACAAAGATTGAAGGAAAACCAGAGGATTTTAGAAATCACACAACGCTCAGGATTGTTTTTAATATTAGACTTAATCACCTTGCCTATTTATCTTTTGATACTATTTCAACTTGACATTAGATTATCGATTGTTGGATTATTTTTTTTGATTCTATATGCGATGGTTGTGGTTCGTTCAAGTTCCAGAATCAAAAAATTGCAAAAACATAGTTTTGAATCTAAGAAAAAAACAACTGCATTTTTCCTCTCCTTGTTTTCTGGGATACAATTGATCAAGTCCTCTTCCATTGAAAGTCGTTACTTAGCCAAAGGTTTAAATGAAATTGCCAGAACGATTTTAACAAACTTACGTGTTGGAAAACGTGTCCATATAATGGAACTCATCAGTAAGTTTTTTGAACAAATTGGTCTGATCGCAGTGATTACATTTGGTGTGAATCGTGTATTGGATGAACAATTGTCTCTTGGTAGTTTTTTAGGATTTCTCGTTTTATACTCCTTACTGATGGAACCGATTGTTCGATTGTGTCATCTATATGAAGACTTGAGCGAACTGCGAGAATCGAGGATGCGACTAACAGAGATTTATTCGTTGCCTGGTGAATCTGTAAGTTTACGTCCTTTTGGAGAATTGCCAAGACTTACTGGAAAAATTAAATTAGACAATATTAGTTTCCATTATTCTGACGGATCTCCTGAAATTTTAAAAGACATCAACTTGGAAATTGAAGCTGGTGAAAAAGTAGCAATTGTTGGTCGTAGTGGTTGTGGAAAATCAACTTTAATGAGGATCATGATGGGAACACTCTCACCGAGCAAAGGGAAAGTGTTTGTAGATTCATTTGATTTATCAACTCTCGACCCGGAAGAAGTTCGAATTCAATTTGGAGCTGTTGAACAACATCCCATTCTCTTTTCGGGAACGATAACAGAAAATTTATCTAAAAAAAATCCATCTCTTCATAAGGAATCTTTGTTAGCTGGTGCGAAACTTGCCTCAGTTGATCAATTTGTAGAACGATTCCCAATGAAATATGAGACAAAAATTGGTGAATCAGGTGTAGGTTTGTCAGGAGGACAGAAACAGCGACTTGCTATCGCTCGTGCATTAGTCACCAATCCAAGTATTTTATTTTTGGATGAACCAACTTCAGCCTTAGATTCGGAAACAGAAGCTCACATTCAAGCTCAATGGGAAACTGTCTTTTTGGATAGAACCGTGATTCAAGTTTCGCATCGATTGCATAGTACAGTCAGTGCCGATAAAATCATTGTACTCGATGAAGGTCGTATCGTGGAAATGGGAACTCATGCAGAATTAATCCAAACGAAAGGATATTACTATCATCTGTTTCCTACCTTAACAGAAGAGGAAAGTTATGTTTAA
- a CDS encoding HlyD family secretion protein → MFKKFKNLRETDSNWESRHSASYYDELLKHPAPNWEKKGIYLIAFFFFCFILFLVFGRVDVVVQANGNIRPKGNYHVVEALETGTLTNLYVKSGDFLKKGDPIMELEFSEQQIELSKDTNNLDYEEKKLQRLIRNKREAEKILKNLSYNLENNSGSSLSGAVLSKFVSLKKAYMDFQNGVGAKFIYDQSLLEFNEEFGNLKDEIQKEENIISSLRGDTKLKKERVANAIIRMPFSGVIGELAVNNVGQNIIRGQTVASLMEEGQRLEAIVEVSSKDIGAVKIGLSAVIKVKAFHQNDFGVVEGTVSQIIPNTKDKDTFSVILILGNQDLNQDGKKFQLFPGLKVVADIVIDRKNIYQILFRYADPRN, encoded by the coding sequence ATGTTTAAAAAATTTAAAAACTTAAGAGAAACAGATTCCAACTGGGAATCGAGACACTCTGCCTCTTATTATGATGAACTTTTGAAACATCCAGCGCCTAACTGGGAAAAGAAAGGAATCTACTTAATCGCATTTTTCTTTTTCTGTTTTATTTTATTTTTGGTGTTCGGTCGTGTTGATGTTGTTGTACAAGCCAATGGGAACATTAGACCCAAAGGCAATTACCATGTTGTGGAAGCCTTGGAAACAGGGACACTAACAAACTTGTATGTGAAGTCTGGTGATTTTCTAAAAAAAGGAGATCCAATCATGGAATTGGAGTTTTCCGAACAACAGATAGAACTTTCAAAAGATACAAACAACTTAGACTATGAAGAGAAAAAATTACAAAGATTGATTCGAAATAAACGAGAAGCAGAGAAAATATTAAAGAACCTATCATATAATTTGGAAAACAATTCCGGTTCTTCCTTGTCTGGAGCTGTCCTAAGTAAGTTTGTTAGTTTAAAAAAAGCATATATGGACTTTCAAAATGGTGTGGGAGCCAAGTTTATTTATGATCAAAGTTTACTGGAGTTTAATGAAGAATTCGGGAATTTAAAAGATGAAATCCAAAAAGAAGAGAATATCATCTCAAGCTTACGCGGTGATACTAAATTAAAAAAAGAGAGAGTTGCCAATGCAATCATTCGTATGCCTTTTTCTGGAGTGATTGGCGAATTGGCAGTCAACAACGTCGGTCAGAATATCATTCGAGGTCAAACCGTAGCTTCTCTTATGGAAGAAGGACAACGTTTAGAAGCTATTGTAGAAGTGAGTAGCAAAGACATTGGTGCAGTTAAAATTGGTCTGTCTGCTGTCATCAAAGTAAAAGCATTTCATCAAAATGATTTTGGAGTGGTTGAAGGAACAGTTTCGCAGATTATACCGAATACCAAGGATAAAGATACCTTTTCAGTCATACTTATTTTGGGTAACCAAGATTTAAATCAAGATGGTAAGAAGTTTCAATTATTTCCAGGTCTAAAGGTGGTTGCCGACATTGTAATCGATCGAAAGAATATATATCAAATTTTATTTCGTTATGCTGACCCAAGGAATTAA